From a region of the Mycobacterium sp. SMC-8 genome:
- a CDS encoding IniB N-terminal domain-containing protein codes for MTNLIDFVIALFRDDALARAFASDPRQALASAGLEDADVNQLGAVAATAFPEIGLNGGDHALELQRAVAQHVGVDTIIPLSGDSAPDLAVTEPLSDNGSLLSLPIDTEASHNDTEVHDNTTQLGSHNFTELASPDFTFGDFVLGDQNSASGDGAVAVSGTTSGAILSGDGAVLGDGNDVDNAVVQTGSNSNIAYGDGSSIFQDSVEEHEDVELPYSSDINPTGMPTIDDETPSPAFQDASATPSEWSSTEPSETSATMGGTTQSWDLFD; via the coding sequence ATGACCAATTTGATCGACTTCGTCATCGCTCTTTTCCGCGACGATGCTCTCGCGCGGGCGTTCGCCAGTGATCCGAGACAGGCGCTCGCATCGGCTGGCTTGGAGGACGCCGATGTGAATCAGCTGGGGGCCGTCGCTGCCACGGCATTTCCCGAGATCGGCCTCAATGGAGGCGATCACGCCCTCGAGCTACAGCGCGCGGTGGCCCAGCACGTCGGCGTCGACACGATCATTCCCTTGTCGGGGGACTCCGCCCCGGATCTCGCCGTTACAGAACCGTTGTCAGACAACGGAAGTCTCCTCAGCCTCCCAATCGATACCGAAGCCAGTCACAATGACACGGAAGTGCACGACAACACCACCCAGTTGGGCAGCCACAATTTCACCGAACTGGCCAGTCCTGATTTCACCTTCGGTGATTTCGTTCTGGGCGATCAGAACAGCGCATCCGGTGATGGTGCCGTCGCTGTCAGCGGTACGACGTCTGGAGCCATCTTGAGCGGCGACGGGGCTGTGCTGGGGGATGGCAACGATGTCGACAACGCTGTTGTCCAGACGGGATCGAACTCCAACATCGCCTACGGAGATGGAAGCTCGATTTTCCAGGACAGCGTCGAGGAGCACGAAGACGTCGAGTTGCCCTACAGCTCAGACATCAATCCCACAGGGATGCCGACAATCGACGACGAAACCCCCTCGCCCGCTTTCCAAGACGCTTCTGCAACACCTTCGGAGTGGTCGTCGACAGAGCCTTCGGAAACGTCCGCGACGATGGGCGGCACAACACAGTCGTGGGATCTCTTCGACTGA
- a CDS encoding GMC family oxidoreductase yields MPTYDYIIAGAGSAGCVLANRLSADPAVSVLLIEAGGSNNNIMLRIPKGGAMLVENDKYAWRYATAPFGPAKRREFWARGKVIGGSSSINGLVYNRGQRADYDELERLGNKGWGWDEMLPVFKALEDHDLGASPTRGVGGPVGISVTKDPDPLCEELLQAGANAGMPIVSDINDADGPRVGYSTATIKNARRVSAADAFLTPVRQRPNLTVVTGTLVRRVVVKNGRAVGVAIADNRGSAEVRARRSVILSLGGLNTPQILQLSGIGPRDVLKAAGVEVILDRVNVGMRMREHRCIAVKLRLKEDLGYNRFLSTKWGQARVGLRYLATHKGPLAAPAFDIAGFAKTKPELDRVDMQFLMGPWTIPTYQTGEPIAIERQPGVSCLGMVLRPTSEGSITITAADAGAPPLIDPGYLTSDYDRKTIGDVVRTIRGMFEQSPIAERISHETFPGIGVQTDEEIVDAALDAGYCGYHAIGSCAMGPSDDDVVDSKLRVRGVDNLRVVDASVMPTMLAGNLNGPMMAMAWRAADLILEDL; encoded by the coding sequence TTGCCGACATACGACTACATCATCGCTGGAGCAGGTTCGGCGGGGTGCGTGCTGGCAAATCGCTTGTCTGCCGACCCGGCGGTAAGCGTCTTACTGATCGAGGCCGGCGGCTCGAACAACAACATCATGCTCCGCATCCCCAAAGGCGGAGCGATGCTCGTAGAGAACGACAAGTACGCGTGGCGTTACGCGACAGCACCTTTCGGTCCCGCCAAGCGTCGTGAGTTCTGGGCTCGCGGCAAGGTGATCGGCGGCTCGAGTTCGATCAACGGCCTCGTGTACAACCGAGGCCAGCGCGCCGACTATGACGAGCTTGAGCGCCTCGGCAACAAGGGTTGGGGATGGGACGAGATGTTGCCCGTCTTCAAGGCGCTGGAAGACCACGACCTCGGCGCATCTCCCACCAGAGGAGTCGGCGGACCGGTCGGCATCTCGGTGACCAAGGACCCCGACCCGCTGTGCGAGGAACTGCTACAGGCCGGGGCCAATGCCGGCATGCCCATCGTGAGTGACATCAACGATGCCGATGGCCCCCGCGTCGGGTATTCGACTGCCACGATCAAGAATGCGCGACGAGTCAGCGCCGCGGACGCCTTCCTGACACCGGTACGACAGCGCCCGAATCTTACCGTGGTGACCGGGACCCTTGTACGCCGCGTCGTGGTCAAGAACGGTCGCGCCGTCGGCGTCGCGATCGCCGACAACAGAGGGAGCGCCGAGGTGCGCGCGCGCCGAAGTGTGATTCTGTCCCTCGGCGGCTTGAACACACCGCAGATTCTTCAGCTCTCGGGAATCGGACCGCGCGATGTGCTGAAGGCCGCCGGAGTCGAGGTGATTCTCGACCGCGTTAACGTCGGTATGCGTATGCGCGAACACCGCTGCATCGCCGTCAAGCTGCGACTGAAAGAAGATTTGGGCTACAACCGTTTCCTGTCCACGAAGTGGGGTCAGGCACGGGTGGGGTTGCGCTACCTCGCCACACACAAGGGACCATTGGCCGCCCCAGCCTTCGACATCGCGGGATTTGCCAAGACAAAGCCCGAGCTGGACCGAGTCGACATGCAATTTCTGATGGGGCCGTGGACGATTCCGACTTATCAGACCGGCGAGCCGATCGCCATTGAGCGCCAGCCAGGCGTCTCATGCCTGGGAATGGTCCTGCGGCCCACGTCGGAAGGCAGCATCACCATCACAGCGGCTGACGCGGGCGCACCACCGCTGATCGACCCGGGTTACCTGACCAGTGACTACGATCGCAAGACCATCGGTGATGTCGTCCGGACGATCCGCGGCATGTTCGAGCAGTCCCCGATCGCTGAACGCATCAGCCATGAAACCTTCCCTGGCATCGGTGTGCAGACCGACGAGGAGATCGTCGACGCCGCACTTGACGCCGGGTACTGCGGATACCACGCCATCGGCAGCTGTGCGATGGGACCGAGCGACGACGACGTCGTCGACAGCAAGCTGCGCGTTCGCGGCGTGGACAATCTTCGGGTGGTCGATGCCTCGGTGATGCCGACCATGCTGGCGGGCAATTTGAATGGTCCGATGATGGCAATGGCATGGCGGGCAGCGGATTTGATACTCGAAGACCTTTAA
- a CDS encoding carboxymuconolactone decarboxylase family protein: protein MASEKDSQAEPRLRPIPVDEWDVAAVEAVREAFSEEAVRAFRTRRPAPNVLATMLHHPALAGSFNRFGNILLQQPAISHRARELMLLRVAWRTRARYEWVHHVRLASHYGLDAGDVNAVADGTSPSWTPLECDLVAATDQLLDRYRIDDDTWSRLRQHLDERQLVELPFIVGAYTCLAMAFNSWDLQVEDGVDTSSVPPLPDRLHRSEAGVDG from the coding sequence ATGGCCTCCGAGAAGGACTCACAGGCGGAGCCGCGCCTTCGCCCGATACCCGTGGATGAGTGGGACGTCGCCGCTGTCGAAGCCGTTCGTGAGGCGTTTTCCGAAGAGGCGGTGCGGGCCTTCCGAACCCGTCGGCCGGCGCCGAATGTGTTGGCCACCATGCTGCATCATCCGGCGCTCGCGGGATCGTTCAACCGCTTCGGAAACATCCTGCTGCAGCAGCCCGCCATCAGCCATCGCGCGCGCGAACTGATGCTTCTTCGGGTGGCATGGCGCACCCGAGCGCGCTACGAGTGGGTACATCATGTGCGTCTGGCGAGCCACTATGGCCTCGACGCCGGCGACGTCAACGCGGTGGCCGACGGGACGAGCCCCTCGTGGACGCCGTTGGAGTGTGACCTCGTCGCAGCCACCGATCAGCTCTTGGACCGCTATCGCATCGACGACGACACGTGGAGCCGGCTCCGTCAGCACCTCGATGAGCGGCAATTGGTGGAACTGCCGTTCATCGTCGGCGCCTACACGTGTCTGGCGATGGCTTTCAACAGCTGGGATCTTCAGGTGGAGGATGGAGTCGACACGTCGTCAGTGCCGCCATTGCCGGATCGGCTACATCGCTCCGAAGCCGGCGTCGACGGGTAG
- a CDS encoding SDR family NAD(P)-dependent oxidoreductase — protein sequence MSLSPESAGTAAGHGRLAGRKIIVVGAGSRPSPDPEVTVGNGRAIAVLCAREGAAVACVDISEEAAKHTAELCVAEGGKAVAIVADVREAAACELLVDQSRQELGGLDGVVANVGFGEGKGLEGTTPELWDEIFAVNVRSHFLVARQAMPVMDDGGAFVFIGSAAGLKPGTRLPAYDSSKAALFGLTRHVALEGAPRRIRANYVIPGPVDTPLGRVGDSMVASRTKIRWPLGRQASAWDIAYATVFMMGPESAYITAQSLVVDGGVTQFS from the coding sequence ATGTCGCTGTCCCCCGAATCTGCTGGCACCGCAGCGGGTCACGGTCGCCTTGCCGGACGCAAGATCATCGTCGTGGGCGCTGGATCTCGACCGTCCCCCGATCCGGAAGTCACCGTCGGCAACGGCCGTGCGATCGCCGTGCTCTGTGCGCGTGAGGGTGCCGCCGTAGCCTGCGTCGACATCAGCGAAGAAGCCGCCAAGCACACCGCGGAGCTATGCGTCGCCGAAGGCGGGAAGGCCGTCGCCATCGTCGCCGATGTACGCGAAGCGGCGGCCTGCGAACTCCTGGTCGACCAATCCCGCCAGGAACTGGGTGGCCTGGACGGCGTCGTCGCGAACGTCGGCTTCGGTGAGGGAAAAGGGCTGGAGGGCACAACCCCTGAGTTGTGGGACGAGATTTTCGCGGTCAACGTTCGGTCCCATTTCCTGGTGGCCCGCCAAGCGATGCCCGTGATGGACGACGGTGGCGCCTTTGTGTTCATCGGGTCGGCCGCCGGACTGAAGCCGGGTACTCGCCTCCCCGCCTACGACTCCTCCAAGGCCGCGCTGTTCGGTTTGACGCGTCACGTCGCACTCGAAGGCGCGCCACGACGCATCCGGGCCAACTATGTCATCCCTGGTCCTGTCGACACCCCCCTCGGGCGGGTGGGTGACAGCATGGTCGCCAGTCGGACAAAGATCCGTTGGCCGTTGGGCCGCCAGGCCAGCGCCTGGGACATCGCGTATGCGACCGTCTTCATGATGGGCCCCGAGTCTGCCTACATCACAGCGCAATCGCTCGTCGTCGACGGCGGCGTCACACAGTTCAGCTAG
- a CDS encoding carboxymuconolactone decarboxylase family protein yields MSATIEPTHPTEPPNTDSSCPLTHLVDIDGAFTPSGGHISTRDGAARHHKVTESCGGWLRAGVVAFGLGVALTAGGGIAAAETPDSAGDSSAGTTSESATSASTGERANQEESDDSSDPNEPDDTDVDSNLSDNQQSGDSDDSDDTESHTVEPEAEAVDDSDRDHAGARKSGSTEARADAEADVEPEVHDTRGTESTGPGTVPIALSRAMSAPEAAIPPSHSPQTALLFSSYLTIGGRCGLICNGADGTAENPNGGNGGWLFGSGGAGWNSTDVGVAGGNGGHGGLLFGNGGRGGSGGLSAVGGDGGNAGLLGGRGGDGGAGGAGGAGSSGVSESDSGRGSQGDNGGHGGAGGNGAFLWFGQGGNGGAGGAGGTGGTGAHGVDAAIGSGVDGGPGGAGGTGGAGGVGGAGGSGSLLLGQGGAGGHGGAAGEGGAGGYGGTGGAIVGTNANGAIADSDAVGGAAGAGGAPGLAGYGGRGGYGGLLGRSGAAGATGAPSSAGSSGGEGGAGGLNGRLPAFDLTTATQEQLALAAQMKYLDSIIRQQFPAIYMKYETETMGPLNAYLYNGTIGTALFNLNNVLSRSTISTRLREVAILSVGGKWASEFELHAHMIFGRAMGVPEAAIQSLARGQQPAGLSGSDLIVAQFVQELVSTYRVNDALYADAVTALGQAGVVDIVHIAGAYIGVSMLLNAFEVQAPEDAPGQSVLPTPGAPGSGGTGASRLPILDLASATAQQVALAEQIKSGNLYPDADQLAGPLNAYLYNPVIGSAVYNLNNSINSARLSASVKEVASLSVGGLWGAQFQIDTHSTSARQAGVSDAAITALASGQTPVDLTGDEMIAAQFVRELLTRYRVGNDLYHAAEAALGRDGVVDLVHIASAQVGVAMLLNAFQIPASSAAVSMT; encoded by the coding sequence ATGTCCGCGACTATCGAGCCCACGCACCCCACTGAGCCGCCTAACACCGACAGCAGCTGTCCTCTAACGCATCTCGTTGACATCGACGGCGCCTTCACCCCATCAGGTGGGCATATTTCAACCCGGGACGGCGCGGCACGGCATCACAAGGTCACCGAGTCGTGCGGCGGTTGGCTGCGTGCGGGCGTCGTCGCGTTCGGGCTCGGCGTCGCACTTACGGCCGGCGGTGGTATCGCTGCTGCGGAGACCCCGGACTCGGCCGGCGATTCGTCAGCGGGAACGACTTCTGAGTCTGCGACTTCCGCCTCGACGGGCGAACGGGCAAATCAAGAAGAATCCGACGACTCGAGCGATCCCAACGAACCCGACGACACTGACGTCGATTCCAATTTGAGCGACAACCAGCAGTCCGGCGATTCCGACGATTCAGACGACACCGAGTCCCATACGGTCGAACCCGAAGCGGAGGCTGTAGACGACTCCGATCGCGACCATGCGGGCGCCCGGAAGAGCGGGTCGACGGAGGCTCGGGCCGATGCCGAAGCCGACGTCGAACCCGAAGTGCATGACACACGAGGGACCGAAAGCACTGGCCCCGGCACTGTGCCTATCGCCTTGTCGCGTGCAATGTCTGCGCCCGAAGCGGCGATTCCACCTTCACACTCCCCGCAGACCGCTCTGCTCTTCAGCTCATATCTGACCATCGGTGGTCGCTGCGGACTCATCTGCAACGGCGCCGACGGCACCGCGGAGAATCCCAACGGCGGCAACGGCGGATGGCTCTTCGGTAGCGGCGGCGCCGGCTGGAACAGTACGGACGTCGGCGTAGCCGGGGGCAACGGCGGCCACGGCGGACTTCTTTTCGGCAACGGCGGACGCGGCGGCTCAGGAGGCTTGTCGGCAGTCGGAGGCGATGGCGGAAACGCCGGCCTTCTGGGCGGACGCGGCGGTGACGGCGGTGCAGGCGGCGCGGGTGGCGCAGGTTCGAGCGGCGTCAGCGAAAGCGACAGCGGACGTGGCAGCCAGGGGGACAACGGCGGGCACGGGGGCGCCGGTGGCAACGGCGCCTTCCTGTGGTTCGGCCAGGGCGGGAACGGCGGCGCCGGCGGCGCAGGCGGAACGGGGGGAACCGGTGCCCACGGAGTCGATGCCGCCATCGGCAGCGGAGTTGACGGCGGACCAGGGGGCGCAGGCGGCACAGGTGGCGCCGGCGGTGTCGGTGGTGCCGGCGGAAGCGGTTCCTTGCTCCTGGGCCAGGGTGGTGCCGGCGGCCACGGCGGAGCCGCGGGTGAAGGTGGTGCCGGCGGATATGGGGGCACCGGAGGGGCCATCGTAGGCACCAACGCCAATGGCGCGATCGCCGACAGTGACGCCGTCGGTGGTGCTGCTGGTGCCGGCGGTGCGCCGGGTCTGGCCGGTTACGGCGGCCGAGGCGGCTATGGCGGGCTACTGGGCCGCTCCGGTGCCGCCGGCGCCACGGGAGCCCCATCGTCGGCTGGCTCATCCGGCGGCGAGGGCGGTGCCGGAGGTTTGAATGGCCGGCTGCCGGCGTTCGATTTGACCACCGCAACCCAGGAGCAGCTCGCCCTGGCCGCGCAGATGAAGTACCTGGACTCCATTATCCGCCAACAGTTTCCGGCGATCTACATGAAGTACGAAACCGAGACCATGGGGCCGCTGAACGCCTACCTGTACAACGGCACGATCGGCACCGCGTTGTTCAATCTCAACAACGTCCTGTCACGGTCCACCATCAGCACCCGCCTCCGCGAAGTTGCGATCCTTTCGGTCGGCGGAAAGTGGGCCTCTGAGTTTGAACTGCACGCGCACATGATCTTCGGGCGTGCCATGGGTGTTCCCGAAGCAGCGATTCAATCGTTGGCACGCGGCCAGCAACCGGCAGGCCTTTCCGGATCCGATCTGATCGTGGCGCAGTTCGTGCAGGAGCTCGTTTCCACCTACCGTGTCAACGATGCGCTGTACGCGGACGCAGTGACAGCGCTGGGACAGGCCGGAGTTGTCGACATCGTCCACATCGCCGGCGCCTACATCGGGGTATCGATGCTGCTCAACGCCTTCGAAGTGCAGGCGCCCGAGGATGCGCCCGGTCAAAGCGTGCTGCCCACGCCCGGCGCACCAGGTAGCGGCGGCACCGGCGCGTCGCGGCTCCCCATCCTCGATCTCGCGTCCGCCACGGCTCAGCAGGTCGCCCTCGCTGAGCAGATCAAGTCCGGCAACCTGTACCCAGACGCAGATCAACTCGCCGGGCCACTCAACGCCTACCTCTACAATCCGGTCATCGGATCAGCGGTCTACAACCTCAACAACAGCATCAACTCCGCTCGTTTGAGCGCCTCTGTCAAGGAAGTCGCCAGCCTGTCCGTCGGTGGCCTTTGGGGCGCACAGTTCCAGATCGACACGCACTCGACCTCAGCACGTCAGGCCGGTGTCTCCGACGCAGCTATCACCGCGCTGGCAAGCGGCCAGACTCCTGTGGACCTGACGGGCGACGAGATGATCGCCGCACAATTCGTGCGTGAACTCCTCACCCGCTACCGAGTGGGTAACGACCTTTACCACGCAGCCGAGGCTGCTCTTGGGCGGGATGGCGTCGTGGACCTCGTCCACATTGCGAGCGCACAGGTCGGGGTTGCGATGCTGCTCAACGCATTTCAGATTCCGGCAAGCTCAGCAGCAGTATCGATGACGTAG